From Scleropages formosus chromosome 1, fSclFor1.1, whole genome shotgun sequence, a single genomic window includes:
- the LOC108929234 gene encoding peptidase M20 domain-containing protein 2-like isoform X2 encodes MSSPAVDHVSAEQLQQVKQSAGRCIDGAGDALSVLASEIWRCPELAYQEEKAHDALVRFFSQQPGWSVQSRYFLNTAFRATWGPVGGREGDAVLNVGFLCEYDALPGIGHACGHNLIAEVGAAAALGLKGALAALSHCPVRVKVTVLGTPAEEEGGGKIDLILAGAFEELDVVLMAHPSKEDAPYLPDVAVIDVTVKYHGKASHASGSPWKGVNALDAAVLAYTNLSLLRQQLKPDWRVHGIIKHGGVKPNIIPSYSELLFYLRTPKRQDLPSIRAKAEMCFRSAAMATGCEVELEYAKHEYHNILRNTTLERIYEENGKALGMEFITDEEILRTSLGSTDFGNVSFIVPGIHTYFYIGSDAENHTEEYTAAAGCPGVLILLNGALTSFHY; translated from the exons ATGTCCTCACCCGCTGTGGATCACGTGTCCGccgagcagctgcagcaggtgaAGCAGAGCGCCGGCCGCTGCATCGACGGAGCCGGGGATGCCCTGTCCGTCCTGGCTTCGGAGATCTGGAGATGTCCGGAGCTCGCTTACCAGGAGGAGAAGGCGCACGATGCCCTTGTGCGCTTCTTCTCGCAGCAGCCCGGCTGGAGCGTGCAGAGCCGCTACTTCTTGAACACGGCATTCCGGGCCACGTGGGGGCCCGTGGGCGGCCGCGAGGGTGACGCCGTACTGAACGTCGGCTTCTTGTGCGAGTACGATGCGCTGCCGGGAATCGGACACGCGTGCGGCCACAACCTGATTGCGGAGGTGGGCGCGGCCGCGGCGCTGGGGCTCAAGGGCGCGCTGGCAGCCCTGTCCCACTGCCCGGTTCGGGTGAAG GTGACTGTGCTCGGGACCCCAGCAGAGGAGGAAGGCGGGGGGAAGATTGACTTGATTCTGGCTGGGGCCTTTGAAGAGCTGGATGTGGTGTTGATGGCACATCCCTCCAAGGAAGATGCTCCCTACCTTCCAGATGTGGCTGTGATCGA cgtGACTGTGAAATACCACGGAAAAGCCTCCCACGCCTCTGGGTCTCCCTGGAAGGGAGTCAACGCGTTGGACGCGGCAGTCCTGGCCTACACAAACCTCTCTTTACTTCGACAGCAACTGAAGCCAGATTGGAGAGTCCATG GCATCATCAAGCATGGTGGCGTTAAGCCCAATATCATCCCCAGTTACTCTGAGCTGCTCTTCTATCTACGCACGCCCAAGCGTCAGGACCTTCCGAGCATTAGGGCCAAGGCGGAGATGTGCTTCAGgtctgctgccatggcaaccggTTGTGAA GTTGAACTGGAATATGCAAAGCACGAGTATCACAACATTCTCCGCAACACCACCCTGGAACGCATATATGAAGAAAATGGCAAAGCTCTAGGAATGGAGTTCATCACCGATGAGGAAATTTTGAGAACATCCTTGG GTTCAACAGACTTTGGCAACGTGAGCTTTATCGTGCCTGGAATCCACACGTACTTCTACATCGGTTCTGATGCTGAGAACCACACAGAGGAGTACACAGCAGCCGCTG gaTGCCCGGGTGTACTCATACTTTTGAATGGTGCTTTAACTTCGTTTCATTACTGA
- the LOC108929232 gene encoding gamma-aminobutyric acid receptor subunit rho-1-like, with product MRRSPDITKTRTAKSEQLLRIGNHDFTMRPGFGGPAIPVGVDVQIESLDSISEVDMDFTVTLYLRHYWKDERLSFPSTNNQSMTFDSRLVKKIWVPDMFFVHSKRSFTHDTTTDNVMLRVHPDGNVLYSLRVTVTAMCNMDLSRFPLDTQTCSLEIESYAYTDEDLMLYWKKGNNSLSTDERISLSQFLIQKFHTTTKLAFYSSTGWYNRLYITFTLRRHIFFFLLQIYFPATLMVMLSWVSFWIDRRAVPARVPLGITTVLTMSTIITGVNASMPRVSYIKAVDIYLWVSFVFVFLSVIEYAAVNYLTTVQERRERKLRDRLPCTCGLSHSGQIMMTSSYNDVDINATGNYGATEDRRERLLMQLALEGDRTSDLVKTRNGYATLLIDTHSIDKYSRVIFPGAYALFNIIYWSIYS from the exons ATGAGACGAAGTCCTGACATAACAAAAACTCGCACAGCAAAATCTGAGCAGCTTTTGAGGATAGGCAACCATGACTTCACAATGAGGCCTGGATTTGGGG GACCTGCCATTCCAGTCGGAGTAGATGTTCAAATTGAAAGCCTAGATTCAATTTCTGAAGTTGACATG gacttcactgtgaccctgtaccTGAGACACTACTGGAAAGACGAACGCCTCTCCTTCCCCAGTACTAACAACCAGAGCATGACGTTTGACAGCCGTCTGGTGAAGAAGATCTGGGTGCCTGACATGTTCTTTGTCCATTCCAAAAGGTCCTTCACCCATGATACCACCACTGACAATGTCATGCTGAGGGTGCATCCTGATGGCAATGTGCTCTACAGCTTGAG GGTTACGGTTACTGCCATGTGCAACATGGACCTGAGCCGGTTTCCCCTAGACACACAGACTTGCTCCTTGGAGATCGAGAGCT ATGCGTACACTGATGAAGACCTGATGCTTTACTGGAAGAAGGGCAACAATTCACTCTCAACAGATGAGAGGATATCGCTGTCCCAGTTTCTTATCCAGAAGTTCCACACCACCACAAAACTGGCATTCTACAGCAGCACCG GATGGTACAATCGTCTGTATATCACCTTCACCCTACGGCGACacatcttcttcttcctgctgcAGATCTACTTCCCGGCCACACTGATGGTCATGTTGTCTTGGGTGTCCTTCTGGATTGACCGCCGAGCCGTACCTGCCAGAGTTCCTCTGG GCATCACCACGGTGCTCACCATGTCCACCATCATCACTGGGGTCAATGCCTCCATGCCCAGAGTCTCCTACATCAAAGCTGTGGACATCTACCTCTGGGTCAGCTTCGTGTTTGTCTTCCTGTCCGTGATAGAATATGCAGCTGTCAATTACCTGACCACAGTACAGGAGCGTAGAGAGAGGAAGCTGCGAGACAGG CTACCCTGCACCTGTGGCCTTTCTCATTCTGGCCAGATAATGATGACTAGCAGCTACAATGACGTGGACATCAATGCTACAGGAAACTATGGTGCGACTGAAGACAGGAGGGAGAGGCTCTTGATGCAGCTGGCACTAGAAGGCGACAGGACCTCAGATCTGGTGAAAACCCGGAATGGCTATGCCACCCTTTTGATTGATACACACTCCATAGACAAATACTCTCGAGTCATCTTCCCAGGTGCTTATGCCCTTTTCAACATCATCTACTGGTCCATCTACTCCTAA
- the LOC108929234 gene encoding peptidase M20 domain-containing protein 2-like isoform X1 translates to MSSPAVDHVSAEQLQQVKQSAGRCIDGAGDALSVLASEIWRCPELAYQEEKAHDALVRFFSQQPGWSVQSRYFLNTAFRATWGPVGGREGDAVLNVGFLCEYDALPGIGHACGHNLIAEVGAAAALGLKGALAALSHCPVRVKVTVLGTPAEEEGGGKIDLILAGAFEELDVVLMAHPSKEDAPYLPDVAVIDVTVKYHGKASHASGSPWKGVNALDAAVLAYTNLSLLRQQLKPDWRVHGIIKHGGVKPNIIPSYSELLFYLRTPKRQDLPSIRAKAEMCFRSAAMATGCEVELEYAKHEYHNILRNTTLERIYEENGKALGMEFITDEEILRTSLGSTDFGNVSFIVPGIHTYFYIGSDAENHTEEYTAAAGAEKAQFYTLRTAKALAMTALDVLFRPELLQHIRDEFSEAKLKEKSVKTNGGS, encoded by the exons ATGTCCTCACCCGCTGTGGATCACGTGTCCGccgagcagctgcagcaggtgaAGCAGAGCGCCGGCCGCTGCATCGACGGAGCCGGGGATGCCCTGTCCGTCCTGGCTTCGGAGATCTGGAGATGTCCGGAGCTCGCTTACCAGGAGGAGAAGGCGCACGATGCCCTTGTGCGCTTCTTCTCGCAGCAGCCCGGCTGGAGCGTGCAGAGCCGCTACTTCTTGAACACGGCATTCCGGGCCACGTGGGGGCCCGTGGGCGGCCGCGAGGGTGACGCCGTACTGAACGTCGGCTTCTTGTGCGAGTACGATGCGCTGCCGGGAATCGGACACGCGTGCGGCCACAACCTGATTGCGGAGGTGGGCGCGGCCGCGGCGCTGGGGCTCAAGGGCGCGCTGGCAGCCCTGTCCCACTGCCCGGTTCGGGTGAAG GTGACTGTGCTCGGGACCCCAGCAGAGGAGGAAGGCGGGGGGAAGATTGACTTGATTCTGGCTGGGGCCTTTGAAGAGCTGGATGTGGTGTTGATGGCACATCCCTCCAAGGAAGATGCTCCCTACCTTCCAGATGTGGCTGTGATCGA cgtGACTGTGAAATACCACGGAAAAGCCTCCCACGCCTCTGGGTCTCCCTGGAAGGGAGTCAACGCGTTGGACGCGGCAGTCCTGGCCTACACAAACCTCTCTTTACTTCGACAGCAACTGAAGCCAGATTGGAGAGTCCATG GCATCATCAAGCATGGTGGCGTTAAGCCCAATATCATCCCCAGTTACTCTGAGCTGCTCTTCTATCTACGCACGCCCAAGCGTCAGGACCTTCCGAGCATTAGGGCCAAGGCGGAGATGTGCTTCAGgtctgctgccatggcaaccggTTGTGAA GTTGAACTGGAATATGCAAAGCACGAGTATCACAACATTCTCCGCAACACCACCCTGGAACGCATATATGAAGAAAATGGCAAAGCTCTAGGAATGGAGTTCATCACCGATGAGGAAATTTTGAGAACATCCTTGG GTTCAACAGACTTTGGCAACGTGAGCTTTATCGTGCCTGGAATCCACACGTACTTCTACATCGGTTCTGATGCTGAGAACCACACAGAGGAGTACACAGCAGCCGCTG GAGCAGAGAAGGCACAGTTCTATACCCTGAGGACAGCTAAAGCTCTGGCCATGACAGCCCTGGACGTGCTGTTCCGCCCAGAGCTGCTACAACACATCAGGGATGAGTTTTCGGAGGCCAAGCTGAAAGAGAAGAGTGTGAAGACAAATGGAGGAAGCTGA